A window of Sphaeramia orbicularis chromosome 8, fSphaOr1.1, whole genome shotgun sequence genomic DNA:
GCTTTAGTTGTGCCGTGTTGTTTTTGAGCTGGTTTTAATCTGGGGTTTGAtggaacatttactgaacatttataatacacacacatacacacacacatacacacacacacacgtacacacacacacacgtctgagAAATGAACTGGGACGGATTATCACTGTTTAGGGTGAAACACCGCAGGTATTGGacatttatttgcatttgcatTCTCATTCTTATTCGCATTCTCACTTGCATTTTTATTTGCATTCATATTGTCATTCTTGTTCACATTCGCATTCTCATTCACATTCTCATTCTCGTTCACTTTCTCGTTCGCATTCCCAAGCTTATTCTTATTCGTATTGTCATTTGCATTCTTATTCGCATTCTCATTCTCATTcgcattcttattcttattcacaTTCTCATTCACCTTAACATTCTCATTCTCGTTCACATTCTTATTCGCATTCTCATTCTCGTTCACATTCTCATTTGCATTCGCAAGCTTATTCTTATTCGCATTCTCATTCTCGTTCACTTTCTCGTTCGCATTCACAAGCTTATTCTTATTCGCACTCCCATTCGCATTCGCATTCTTATTCACATTCTCATTCGCATTCTCATTCTTATTCTTGTTCACATTCTTATTCGCATTCTCATTCTCGTTCACATTCTCATTTGCATTCGCATGCTTATTCTTATTCGCATTCTCATTCGTATTCTTATTCACATTCTCATTCGCCTTCACAGTCTCATTCTCATTCTTGTTCTTACTGTTGTTCACATTCTCATTGTTATTCTTGTTCACATTCTCATTCTCGTTCATATTCTCATTCGCATGCTTATTCTTATTCTCATTcacattcttattcttattcttattctcatTCACATTctcattcttattcttattctcgtCCACATTCTCATTCACACATAAAACAAccatctccatccgctgtcattgatccaactccatgggttttactggtgaatcaatgttgtagaagatgatggtgtttccatggtaactgcggagcctctgagcgtccaaatgggtcatatctgatgaccatgaaatgacaacaaactgtatttaacaccaattatttacatgtactgatagaattagtggttcagcagtaattaaacacttcagatcagtagatggtgttgtttgctggtggctgtttgagtctttatgggttaaacactgcccccccccccctcttattTCACATATGTATTCATGCACACAGACGCTCACAGTCAGGGCTGTAGGCATATTTGGAGCCCACTGTGTGAGTGCCCGGCCCTGCATGCCTGGGATGCCTTGGGTGTGACCGGGGTGGCCTGCACACTGTGTGTTATGGGCGCTGCAGCTGCCTGTTGTCTGCAGAGCCTGTCCCATCAGTTCACACTGAAGGAAgaaacccagacacacacacacacacacacacacacacaaggaggaAAGGCTACTTCATGGAAAGTGCTGCTGATACTATTCGGAATTTCCTGGTCACCACTAGTTTTATGGGGAAATGAAGTAGTCGTGGTCATTTTCAGGTCTGTACTCTAGCGCTGATCCAGTCACAttcaataactagaaaagcactcggagagcacagacctccgccaaggcacatcagatcagacccccaccccaccccacccagtcaccacctaaatgtaatcatttgttccttgtgccaaaatcaacatttcctgaacatttcatagagttatttagggtgcacctaattttgtCTAACTTTATAAGAAGCATGATGTCTCCATCCacagctttttgagttattttgctaacaaacaaacaaaccctgacgaaaacataacctccactgttccttggaggaggtaaaaatccccccgatcaccaccaacatttaatcatttgttctttgtgccagtgtcaacatttcttgaaaatttcatccaaatccttccataactttttgacttattgtgctaacagtcaaacaaacaaacaaacacacacacaggcaaacccagatgaaaacaaaacTTCTTGGTGGAGGTGATGAAACCAAAACAGGAGTTGCTAAACGACCTGTTCTTAGTCATGAACACAAATAACGCTCTTTGGAGGTGAATCAGAGTTACTGTCACTAAACCTTCAGTTTTCCGTGCAGTTTCCAGTCATCCACTTTGCAACAATTACACTGGAGTTCGTCTGGACGTTCTCAGGACTGGGCCACTGCGGctactccctcctcctcctcctcctcctcctcctcctcctcctcctcctcctcctcctcccccccatcCCTCCTCCCTTATAACCATGTGTGTAGTTTTTACAGACTGGAGATCTACAAACCCAACAATGACCtcagagaattaaatattctCCTCGGAAAACCCCCACATCCCTAAAGTGGCGTTTTAGACTGTCAGCTGCATTGTGATGGTGTgtagtttgttttgtgtgtttttatatatactgtatatgtttgtgtgtgcttgtggctttgaatatttgactgttttccaTGAGCATGCATCTTTaacttgtgtgtgtatatgtgtgtgtgtgtgtgtgtgtgtgtgtgcgtctcaaCACATGTTTAGTATTTCTACTGTACATTAGTTATTAAACCCAAAAGACTGAAGTTTGGTTTTTgcgggagctgttttttttttttttttttaacaaggctGAGGCTGAACTGTAGTCTCACTGTAATGAGAGCCCAGGTAATTGTTTTGAAAGGGTAACTTTATAatggaaaaatataaaaaaaaacaagctctgTTTTCAATTAAGTCTTTCCATCCCATCCCCCCACAGCGCTCACTCAAGGCTGCCATGCTATATTTTCTTCTCCGACTGTGTGCGCCACTTGCCAACGCCATATGGCTACTGAGTACTGTATGGGATTTAACGTCTTTTTCCTGCAGATGCACTTAAAaccattctctctctctcaaaaGAAATAAGCGCAGaaatctgaacaaaagaaaacgcTGTCCTTGTACAACACTGctggttgtgttttgtttttttttttgaccacacCCAACTTTTCCTTTGTCATAAAAGGGCGAAAATTCATGACATACAGGAACGTAGCAGAACACATGTTTTGAAACACATTCACATGGGCGGGGGTGGGagtaggggggtggggtggggtggtggtggtggtggtggggggggcagactAAGGTCTCATCTGGAATGCATAAAGCATAACAATACATCCCAACATCTCTCATCACTCTGGATCAAGAGCGAGGTTGGACTGGGATGGGAGTGGGTGGGATGGGCTCTGTCTTAAATCCTGCTGGGGCAGTATAGGCTGAGGCTGGAGTCTGGATAGATCCAGCTGTTCttcatacacattaaaaaaaaaaaaaaaaaaacgcacattcaCATGAGATTTCACttattcagatgtttttttgttggtgTCGCAGCTGCGTTATCTGTGTTTCACGCATGTGTTGGGAAGATATTTCATTACATGCAATGTATGATTTGTTTATGCATTacatttagtaataataataataacaataataacaacaacataataataataaccagaaaagcactcggcgAACACAAAATTCCGCCAAGGTAGACCCCCCCGCCCCCTCCAATCaccgccaaaatgtaatcattacctccaccaggaggtattgtgatcgctttgctttgtgtgcgtggttgtttgtttgtttgtttgtaagataactcaaaaagttatggacggattttcatgaaatgaaCTGAGAGGGATAATTGGGTATAGGACCGTTATTCGCATTCTTTTTCGCATTCTCATTCTTGTTTTCTTTCACATTGTCattcttattacctccaccaggaggtattgtgatcactagctttgtgtgcatgcgtgtttgcgtgtttgtttgtctgttagcaagataactcaaaaagttatggagggattttcatgaaattttcaggaaatgttcatactggcacaaggaagaaatgattaaaatgattaaacaaacatgtcctgaaaatgtcaaagtccttccataacttttgagtatTCTTGCTAATgaccagacaaacaaaccccccccccccccccccattcccctgatcaccaccaaaatttaatcattttttccttgtgccagtatcaacatttcctgaaaatttcatgaaaatccatccataattttttgagttatcttcctaacaaacaaacacacacacgggcggcagatctgtcttggcagaggtctgcgctctccgagtgcttttcttgtttgttccttgtgccagtatcaacatttcctgaaaatttcatgaaaatccatccataacttttttcttATTGTCAGTTTATTGCCCTTGTCCACCCGTCCGAAGGCTGCAGGTTTGTCCACACTGTGGC
This region includes:
- the LOC115424204 gene encoding circumsporozoite protein-like — its product is MVVLCVNENVDENKNKNENVNENKNKNKNVNENKNKHANENMNENENVNKNNNENVNNSKNKNENETVKANENVNKNTNENANKNKHANANENVNENENANKNVNKNKNENANENVNKNANANGSANKNKLVNANEKVNENENANKNKLANANENVNENENANKNVNENENVKVNENVNKNKNANENENANKNANDNTNKNKLGNANEKVNENENVNENANVNKNDNMNANKNASENANKNENVCPKLSREDAAKREPISWLSCIRQLPFGSGGSRLKPGSALRDPRPEGGEHRLYDGVVQRRDNTQNSVF